The Mesorhizobium sp. B2-8-5 genome segment GTCCTTGACCGGATCGAATATCTCGACCGTCATGTCGCCCGCCTTGACGGTGCCGATGGTGTCGATGTCGATGGCGCCTATATCGGCGATCTTGAAGCTCTTGATCTCCTTCGACTTGGCGAAGATCGCGTCGGTGATCTTTTCGGGCGCCGGGCCGCCATTGCCGGCATTGTACTTGATGCCGAAATCCTCGTGCGGGCCGCCGGGATTGTGGCTGGCCGACAGGATGATGCCGCCGAAGGTCTTGTATTTGCGGATGATGTTGGAGGCGGCGGGGGTCGACAGGATACCGCCCTGCCCGACCATCACCTTGCCGAAGCCGTTGCCGGCGGCGATCGCGATGGCTTTCTGGATGACCTCGCGGTTGTAGAAGCGGCCGTCGCCGCCGATCACCAGCGTCTTGCCCTCGAAACCGTCCAGCGCGTCGAAGATCGCCTGGATGAAGTTCTCGGCATAGTGCTCCTGCTGGAACACCGGCACTTTCTTGCGCAGGCCGGAGGTGCCGGGCTTCTGGTCGGTATAGGGTTTGGTGGGGACGGTTCTGATCATGCCTCAGGCAGCCCTTTTCGAAAGCAGCAAGCGATAGAGTTCGACGTATTTTTCGGCGCTCTTGTCCCAGGAGACATCGGCCTTCATGCCCTGGCGCTGGATCGAGGCCCAGGTCGCCGGCCGCGCATGCTGCTCGACCAGCCGCTGGATGGCATGCACCATCGCGCCGCCATTGTTGGGCGCGAACTGGAAGCCGGTGGCGACGCCTGCCGACAAGGCGGCTTCATTGGCGTCGATGATGGTGTCGGCCAAACCGCCGGTACGGGCGACGACCGGCACGCAGCCATAGCGCAGGCCATAGAGCTGGGTCAGGCCGCAGGGCTCGAAGCGGGACGGAATGATGATGGCATCGCAGCCGCCCTGCATGACGTGCGAAAGGCCTTCATCGTAACCGACGACGACGCCGACGCGGCCGCGATGACGGGCGGCGGCGGCAAGCAGCGTGCCTTCGAGACCGGCGTCACCAGAGCCCAGGATGGCGAGGCGCGCGCCGGCGGCGACGATGCCGTCGACGACCGCGGCCAGGATGTCCATGCCCTTCTGCCACGTCAGCCGGCTGACGACGCAGACGATCGGGCTGCCGTCCGCCTCTAGGTTGAAGCGCTCTTCGACCGCCTTGCGGTTCTTGGCCCGCGCAGCAAGCGTCTCGGCCGAATAATTGGCCACCAGATGCTTGTCGGTCTCGGGATTCCAGATGTCGACGTCGATGCCGTTGACGATGCCGTAGAGATCGGTGGAGCGCATGTTGATCAGCCCGTCGAGACCCATGCCGAATTCCGGCGAGCGGATTTCCTGCGCATAGGTCGGGCTTACCGTGGTGATCGCCCAGGCGGCTTGCAGGCCGGCCTTGAGAAATCCGACGCCGCCATAATATTCGACGCCGTCGAGTTGCATAGCCACGGCCGGCAGGCCGAGCTCGCCGAAGATGCCGGCGCCGAACTGGCCCTGGAAAGCAAGATTGTGCACGGTGATCAGCGACGGCACGCCGACCGCCTTGCCGTATCGCATATAGGCAAGCGTCATCGCCGACTGCCAGTCGTGGGCATGAACGATGTCCGGCTGGTAGCCGGAGATCGCGCCGCCGGCAATGTCGCCGCCGACCTGGCTCAAGGCCGCGAAGCGGCGCCAATTGTCCGGCCAGTCGGCGCCGGAGGCGGTGCCGTAGGGGCCGCCCTGGCGATCGAAGAGATGCGGCGCGTCGAGCACGAAGAGATCGAGCTCGCCGATCTTGACGGCATGGACCGAAGCCTTGCCGCCTTGCAGCAGCGGGTACTGGTAAACGGCCTTCTTCTTGGCGAAGGCCGCCATCACGACAGGATAGCCGGGGACCAGCGTGCGCATCGCCACGCCCTTCCCGACCAGCGCGATCGGCAGGGCGCCGGTCACGTCGGCAAGCCCGCCGGTTTTGACCAGCGGAAAGATTTCGGGCGTAACCGACAGAACCTGCATGCGCTCCACATTCCGATCTCAACGTGACAGGTCAAAGTGACAATCTGTTGATCAAGTCATCAGCTTGCTGATCGACCCG includes the following:
- the glgA gene encoding glycogen synthase GlgA, whose product is MQVLSVTPEIFPLVKTGGLADVTGALPIALVGKGVAMRTLVPGYPVVMAAFAKKKAVYQYPLLQGGKASVHAVKIGELDLFVLDAPHLFDRQGGPYGTASGADWPDNWRRFAALSQVGGDIAGGAISGYQPDIVHAHDWQSAMTLAYMRYGKAVGVPSLITVHNLAFQGQFGAGIFGELGLPAVAMQLDGVEYYGGVGFLKAGLQAAWAITTVSPTYAQEIRSPEFGMGLDGLINMRSTDLYGIVNGIDVDIWNPETDKHLVANYSAETLAARAKNRKAVEERFNLEADGSPIVCVVSRLTWQKGMDILAAVVDGIVAAGARLAILGSGDAGLEGTLLAAAARHRGRVGVVVGYDEGLSHVMQGGCDAIIIPSRFEPCGLTQLYGLRYGCVPVVARTGGLADTIIDANEAALSAGVATGFQFAPNNGGAMVHAIQRLVEQHARPATWASIQRQGMKADVSWDKSAEKYVELYRLLLSKRAA